From the genome of Candidatus Eremiobacteraceae bacterium, one region includes:
- a CDS encoding trypsin-like peptidase domain-containing protein, producing MSALVSLSDDVAAAVAKASDAVVAVDARRRATSSGVHWREGIVVTADHTVKRDADIELTLPDGRSVTAELVGRDPGVDLTVLRFDGSGLRTADFAPPEDLAVGRIAVAIARSDDDGVAATMGVISALGGPWRTWQGGRVERLIRPDLTLYSGFSGGPLVDAVGRVIGINTSGLSRQTALTLPAATVDRTVQALLTRGGTARGYLGVGMQQVRIPDDVREALKIENEEAVIILSVEPGGPASQAGLLLGDVLIALDGSSVADVRDVLAYLSDNAAGRKARASIIRAGRVVEVDIVIGERPAYESD from the coding sequence TTGAGCGCACTTGTATCACTTTCCGACGACGTCGCTGCGGCCGTTGCCAAGGCGTCCGACGCTGTTGTCGCCGTCGATGCGCGACGGCGCGCTACCTCAAGCGGAGTCCACTGGCGCGAAGGCATCGTCGTGACCGCAGATCATACCGTGAAGCGCGATGCGGATATCGAACTCACCTTACCTGACGGACGTTCCGTGACCGCAGAACTCGTCGGTCGCGACCCGGGTGTGGATCTCACGGTTCTGCGATTTGACGGTTCCGGATTGCGCACTGCTGATTTTGCGCCGCCGGAGGATCTTGCGGTCGGGCGGATCGCGGTCGCGATCGCCCGGTCCGACGATGACGGCGTCGCCGCGACGATGGGCGTGATCAGCGCGCTCGGCGGTCCCTGGCGGACATGGCAGGGAGGCCGGGTCGAGCGTCTCATCAGACCTGACCTTACATTGTATAGCGGGTTCTCCGGCGGACCGCTGGTGGATGCGGTGGGGCGCGTCATCGGCATCAACACGAGCGGGCTCTCACGCCAAACGGCTCTGACGCTGCCGGCCGCAACGGTCGATCGCACCGTGCAAGCCTTGCTCACTCGCGGCGGCACGGCCCGCGGCTACCTCGGGGTCGGGATGCAGCAAGTCCGGATTCCGGACGACGTTCGTGAGGCATTGAAGATCGAGAACGAAGAGGCGGTCATCATCTTGTCGGTCGAGCCGGGCGGACCGGCCTCGCAGGCGGGGCTGCTCCTCGGCGACGTCTTGATCGCGCTCGACGGCAGTTCGGTCGCGGACGTCCGCGACGTCCTCGCCTACCTGAGCGACAACGCGGCGGGCCGCAAGGCAAGGGCGTCGATCATCCGCGCCGGTCGCGTGGTCGAAGTCGACATCGTGATCGGCGAACGCCCAGCTTATGAATCCGACTGA
- a CDS encoding trypsin-like peptidase domain-containing protein, producing MNPTDMAFDLEVGTELARMTARSTVELSVNNRGGGCGIIWDRQTIVTNAHVLGSARKAQVKLHDGSTVRGEVMFRDEQRDLAEVRFDAPSADVRGAAIGRAADLRVGDIVAAFGAPLGIAGALTLGIVHRKPADADGRIHRWIEADVRLAPGNSGGPLMDARGRVVGVNSMIAYGLALAVPSESVTRFLRLRGDRSWLGITAEPVRLDGTKGAFGLLIAEVAPGGPAARAGIVAGDVLVSVEGRPFDRPGVLENELGDRDPGTTLRVAVVRGGAPREIVVTIGSSNGRADRAA from the coding sequence ATGAATCCGACTGACATGGCATTTGATCTCGAGGTGGGCACCGAGCTCGCAAGGATGACCGCTCGCTCGACCGTTGAGCTCTCGGTGAACAATCGCGGCGGCGGATGCGGTATCATTTGGGACCGCCAGACCATCGTGACCAACGCGCACGTGCTTGGTTCGGCTCGCAAAGCTCAGGTCAAGCTCCATGACGGCTCGACCGTTCGCGGCGAGGTCATGTTCCGAGACGAACAAAGGGATCTTGCCGAAGTGCGCTTTGACGCGCCTTCAGCCGATGTGCGTGGGGCGGCCATAGGAAGAGCGGCCGATCTGCGCGTGGGAGACATCGTGGCGGCGTTCGGCGCGCCGTTGGGCATCGCCGGCGCGCTGACCCTTGGCATCGTCCATCGGAAGCCGGCGGATGCGGACGGCCGAATCCATCGTTGGATCGAAGCGGATGTCAGGCTCGCACCGGGTAATTCCGGCGGTCCACTCATGGATGCACGAGGGCGAGTCGTCGGCGTGAACAGCATGATCGCGTATGGCCTGGCACTCGCGGTGCCGAGCGAAAGCGTCACGCGATTTCTTCGGCTGCGCGGTGACAGGTCTTGGTTAGGCATCACGGCCGAGCCAGTACGGTTGGATGGGACGAAGGGCGCGTTCGGGCTGCTCATCGCCGAGGTCGCGCCCGGGGGGCCCGCGGCGCGCGCGGGCATCGTAGCCGGCGACGTGTTAGTCAGCGTTGAGGGCAGACCGTTCGATCGGCCGGGCGTGCTCGAGAACGAACTCGGCGATCGCGATCCCGGAACAACGCTGCGCGTCGCCGTCGTGCGGGGCGGTGCGCCGCGCGAGATCGTTGTGACGATCGGCTCGTCGAACGGGCGCGCCGACCGCGCTGCATGA
- a CDS encoding response regulator transcription factor, translated as MIRVVIASDAPELRESIASTIDREPDFELTGTSTVANAADAKAADVLVVHLGQAGDARSIAALPSAVLVLTDASGDAAAALLRWGARGVLPIETADESLIAAVRAAAAGLVVVAPQTVLALGSVAPEARWTGDVHDDSRLTPRERDVLRLLAAGTGNKSIARKLSISEHTVKFHVASILSKLDVGSRTEAVTEGVRRGLVML; from the coding sequence ATGATCCGCGTCGTCATCGCGAGCGATGCTCCGGAGCTGCGAGAATCGATCGCATCGACTATCGATCGAGAGCCGGATTTCGAACTAACTGGAACTTCCACCGTCGCGAATGCCGCGGACGCAAAGGCGGCTGATGTCCTCGTCGTGCATCTTGGTCAGGCGGGCGATGCGCGGAGCATTGCAGCGCTTCCGAGCGCCGTGCTCGTCCTCACCGACGCATCGGGTGACGCGGCCGCAGCGCTGCTGCGTTGGGGTGCGCGCGGCGTCCTTCCGATCGAGACCGCCGACGAGTCGCTCATCGCGGCTGTCCGAGCCGCTGCTGCTGGCCTTGTGGTGGTCGCGCCGCAGACGGTCCTCGCTCTTGGATCCGTCGCTCCCGAAGCGCGCTGGACGGGCGACGTTCACGACGACTCTCGATTGACGCCGCGCGAGCGCGACGTCTTGCGGCTGCTCGCCGCCGGAACGGGGAATAAATCGATCGCCCGCAAGTTGAGCATCTCCGAGCACACCGTGAAGTTCCACGTCGCTTCGATTCTATCAAAGCTCGACGTCGGCTCGCGAACCGAGGCGGTCACCGAAGGCGTCCGCCGCGGTTTGGTGATGCTGTGA
- a CDS encoding TonB-dependent receptor, which produces MMRTSRLATFFVLAVAALFVSVMWNSPSSAGTTGGIQGYVTDVSGHALAGVAVSAAAPSYSTRTVTGPNGFYALNGLPLDTYTVSFSKTGFQSVTIPGATTTQDQSLRVDARMLTEAKTLARVTVRGTTSLIQPTQTADTYVINQTTLSNLNGTPQDPNGFQAFNALPGVTTDNAGYPTIRAGAENDVGYELDGVDNTDAVTGQFLNAASLNGVRSVQLSTGGYDVSEGNTNSGVINEVVNRGAYPGAGEATSRATFSTFGHELSMDWGSASPDNKFSYYFSYDGQRDGTEYGDKRTILPANLALQDYFTLNDELMNFFYHFGKDQSNEIQFLSQLSGSTINFGYLVDGQIAPYGTNNMTEVLGTENISDDSGNFLSVPLSDYFELYPGQHLVHQNIGVADTQTFNTVIDKVNFKRQFTSSSFGDITLHRTSENLVSRYPYNLGSFSDTYQDLQTTGLGIGADFTDQINAHHEIAFGADGTYFKNQNSAIFPWFDNLAEPLEDTGCLSSTNAPFGAFSAFGPGPGPSGGWGGCYIAPLNAAINATGATINGSPANLPTSAALAPLQRYVTDNSQSNDPIHRYDVYVKDRWQPTDRFTVVFGLRFDKQIYSLPANAAQANMTYTVSPDPANPANPIVTTIPGQAIGADVTAPSQVSPRLALTYQLGERNVLRFSYGKNIEFVPLEGVENSYDVPTSLKNCNIANGCFVALPGFGTTNHITNLYQQTLLDLATNNFEPYTPVRPQRAINYDASWEHDFGGGKELRITPYYRKGTDYVVSSSSFLFNNSVTGLPVFGPTHEYNAGINENTGVELAFDVHHQRGLTGSLSVTYDNTFANYDSDFFPSVNNAAVAANHFFHVSYVAPITATANLVYDSPSGLHVSMTVPYESGYRYGVGKMVYIYETLASGKTVPVQVLNTDVNNPNGSSEAYYYTDPTGTTIVGSRGTPEGNDPGSLKGPGLATVDMTISQQFGKGGNEYTVGLRGENLLGNYTGVVPINNPFYQNCGFGVPCATSGLNTAAATEPFQYNYSPFPYEAEKNGPPRVYTAFISWKY; this is translated from the coding sequence ATGATGAGAACCTCACGGCTCGCCACTTTTTTTGTTTTGGCCGTCGCGGCGCTTTTCGTGAGCGTCATGTGGAACTCGCCGTCATCGGCCGGCACGACCGGCGGCATTCAGGGCTATGTCACTGACGTCTCGGGGCACGCCCTTGCCGGCGTTGCGGTCTCCGCCGCGGCGCCGTCGTACTCCACGCGAACCGTCACGGGCCCGAACGGTTTTTACGCGCTCAACGGCCTCCCGCTTGACACCTATACGGTGTCGTTCTCGAAGACCGGCTTCCAATCGGTGACGATTCCGGGAGCGACGACGACGCAGGATCAGAGTCTTCGCGTCGACGCTCGGATGCTCACCGAAGCAAAGACGTTGGCGCGCGTGACCGTCCGCGGCACGACGTCGCTCATCCAGCCGACGCAGACGGCCGACACGTACGTGATCAACCAGACGACGCTCTCGAACCTGAACGGCACGCCGCAGGATCCCAACGGCTTCCAGGCCTTCAACGCGCTGCCCGGCGTCACCACCGACAATGCCGGCTATCCCACGATCCGCGCCGGCGCCGAGAACGATGTCGGATACGAACTGGACGGCGTCGACAACACCGATGCGGTGACCGGCCAGTTCCTCAACGCCGCGTCGCTGAACGGCGTGCGTAGCGTGCAGCTCTCCACCGGCGGCTACGATGTCTCCGAAGGCAACACGAACTCCGGCGTCATCAACGAAGTCGTCAACCGCGGCGCTTACCCCGGAGCGGGCGAGGCGACGAGCCGGGCCACGTTCTCGACGTTTGGACACGAGCTTTCCATGGACTGGGGCAGCGCATCGCCGGATAATAAGTTCTCATACTATTTTTCGTACGACGGCCAGCGCGACGGCACGGAATATGGCGACAAGCGTACGATTCTGCCCGCGAACCTTGCGCTCCAGGACTATTTCACCCTCAACGACGAGTTGATGAATTTCTTCTATCATTTCGGTAAGGACCAGTCTAACGAAATACAGTTCCTGAGCCAACTCAGCGGATCGACGATAAACTTCGGCTATCTGGTCGACGGGCAAATCGCGCCGTATGGCACGAACAACATGACAGAGGTACTGGGCACTGAGAATATCTCGGACGACAGCGGTAATTTCTTGTCGGTTCCGCTCAGCGACTATTTCGAACTGTATCCGGGTCAGCATCTCGTCCACCAGAATATCGGTGTGGCCGACACGCAGACGTTCAACACGGTGATCGATAAAGTCAACTTCAAGCGTCAGTTCACCTCGTCTTCGTTTGGCGACATCACGCTGCACAGGACAAGTGAGAACCTCGTCTCGCGCTATCCGTACAACTTAGGATCGTTTTCGGACACGTACCAGGATCTCCAGACGACTGGGCTCGGCATAGGCGCCGACTTCACCGATCAGATCAACGCGCACCACGAGATCGCCTTCGGAGCGGACGGCACGTATTTCAAGAATCAAAATTCCGCCATCTTCCCGTGGTTCGATAACCTCGCCGAGCCGCTAGAGGACACCGGCTGCCTTAGCAGCACCAACGCGCCCTTCGGCGCCTTCAGCGCCTTTGGCCCTGGGCCGGGTCCGTCGGGCGGCTGGGGCGGCTGCTACATCGCGCCGCTCAACGCGGCGATCAACGCGACCGGCGCGACGATCAATGGGTCTCCTGCGAACTTGCCGACGAGTGCCGCCCTTGCGCCGCTGCAGCGCTATGTCACCGATAATTCGCAATCCAACGATCCGATCCACCGCTACGACGTCTACGTGAAGGATCGCTGGCAGCCGACCGATCGCTTCACCGTTGTGTTCGGGCTGCGCTTCGACAAACAGATCTACAGCCTGCCCGCAAATGCGGCACAAGCCAACATGACGTACACCGTCTCTCCAGACCCGGCCAATCCGGCGAATCCCATTGTGACCACGATACCCGGTCAGGCAATCGGCGCCGACGTGACGGCTCCGTCCCAAGTAAGCCCACGGCTGGCACTCACGTATCAACTCGGCGAGCGCAATGTTTTGCGCTTCTCTTACGGCAAGAATATCGAATTCGTGCCGCTCGAAGGTGTTGAGAACTCGTACGACGTCCCGACGTCGCTGAAGAACTGCAACATCGCGAACGGCTGCTTCGTCGCGCTGCCGGGTTTCGGCACGACGAACCATATCACCAACTTGTATCAACAGACGCTGCTCGATCTCGCGACGAACAACTTCGAACCGTATACGCCGGTGCGCCCACAGAGAGCCATCAACTACGATGCATCGTGGGAGCATGATTTCGGCGGCGGGAAAGAACTGCGGATCACGCCGTACTACCGCAAAGGCACGGACTACGTCGTCTCGAGCTCGTCGTTTCTGTTCAACAACTCCGTCACGGGTTTGCCGGTCTTCGGCCCGACGCACGAATACAACGCCGGCATCAACGAGAACACCGGCGTTGAATTGGCGTTCGATGTGCACCATCAGCGCGGACTCACCGGTTCGCTTTCGGTCACGTACGACAACACGTTTGCGAACTACGATTCCGACTTCTTCCCGTCGGTGAACAATGCGGCCGTCGCGGCGAATCACTTCTTCCACGTCTCGTACGTCGCGCCGATCACGGCCACTGCGAACTTGGTCTACGACTCCCCGAGCGGACTGCATGTTTCCATGACGGTGCCGTACGAATCTGGCTATCGCTACGGCGTCGGTAAGATGGTCTACATCTATGAGACGCTCGCGAGCGGCAAGACGGTCCCCGTCCAGGTGCTGAACACGGATGTCAACAATCCCAACGGCTCATCCGAGGCGTACTACTATACCGATCCGACCGGCACGACCATCGTCGGGTCGCGCGGCACGCCTGAAGGCAATGACCCGGGGTCGCTCAAGGGACCGGGGCTCGCGACGGTCGACATGACGATCTCGCAGCAATTCGGCAAAGGCGGCAACGAGTACACCGTCGGTCTGCGCGGAGAAAATCTGTTGGGCAACTACACGGGCGTCGTGCCGATCAACAACCCGTTCTACCAGAACTGCGGATTCGGCGTGCCGTGCGCCACGTCGGGCCTCAACACCGCCGCCGCGACCGAACCGTTCCAATACAACTACAGTCCGTTCCCGTACGAGGCGGAGAAGAACGGACCGCCGCGCGTCTACACCGCGTTCATCAGCTGGAAGTATTGA
- a CDS encoding S9 family peptidase, translating into MNRLVCVLAFVAAAAALTTSAPSAALGRTFVLDDLKRLVDIQEPQISPDGHTIAVVVIRPDYTADTYDTTLELVDVASHTRRALTSGRDGVNFPRWSPDGGRIAFIAQTSGDNPTAQVFVLSLAGGDARQVTNASNDIQQIAWSPDGKTIAYVTADDPKTPPGANKYDDGFVVNNNDFLATAAATPNHIWLAGSDGAWHRRLTSGPMGLPSMNATYATTSAIRWSPDGKYIAFARLPTAVEDDEYLQDVQVVDVRTGAIHKLTSGVYQMMPEFSPDGAQLLFAYPHNGDYNEGNEIFAAPTAGGPARSLTAALDRNVLIAKWMPDGANVLLAANAGTASALWLQPAAGGAAQRLDLGDVNWINDSDWEPVTVGHGGSIAFTGSTGTDPTELYYLATPNSPPVKLTNLNDPVASLDLGKTVNIDWHADGFAEDGALTYPPGYTPGRKYPLAIFIHGGPIWASNASFNDLAQLLASAGFLVLRPNYRGSDNLGNAYERAISPDAGAGPGRDIMAGIAAVESLGIVDEKRIGVSGWSYGGYMTSWMITHYKIWKAAVSGAAVDDWVIDYDVADDHKADALQLGATPDSDPTLYRAVSPLTYAADVTTPTLIMCDTGDPRVPIPESYEFYHALKDHHVPVSFVAYPVDGHLPPDPIRNADIDRRWVAWLTDHM; encoded by the coding sequence ATGAATCGTCTTGTCTGTGTCCTCGCATTCGTCGCCGCTGCCGCGGCGCTGACAACCAGCGCGCCGTCCGCGGCCCTTGGTCGCACGTTTGTCCTGGACGACCTGAAGCGATTGGTGGACATCCAAGAGCCGCAGATCTCGCCCGACGGGCATACGATCGCCGTCGTCGTGATCCGCCCCGATTACACCGCCGACACATACGATACGACGCTAGAACTTGTGGACGTCGCTTCACATACCCGTCGCGCGCTCACGTCTGGACGCGACGGCGTGAACTTCCCTCGCTGGTCTCCCGACGGCGGACGCATCGCGTTCATCGCGCAGACGAGCGGAGACAATCCGACGGCGCAAGTCTTTGTGCTCAGCCTAGCCGGCGGAGATGCTCGCCAAGTCACCAACGCCTCAAATGACATCCAACAGATCGCGTGGAGTCCGGATGGCAAGACGATCGCCTACGTGACGGCCGACGATCCAAAGACGCCGCCGGGTGCGAACAAATACGATGACGGGTTTGTCGTGAACAACAACGACTTCTTGGCGACGGCCGCCGCCACACCGAATCATATCTGGCTTGCGGGTTCGGACGGCGCGTGGCATCGCCGCCTGACATCGGGTCCGATGGGGTTGCCAAGTATGAACGCGACGTACGCGACGACGTCCGCGATCCGCTGGTCCCCCGACGGCAAGTATATCGCGTTCGCTCGGCTGCCGACCGCAGTCGAAGACGACGAATATCTGCAAGATGTCCAGGTGGTCGACGTACGCACGGGTGCCATCCACAAACTCACGTCCGGTGTTTACCAGATGATGCCTGAGTTCTCTCCCGACGGAGCGCAGTTGCTCTTCGCGTACCCGCACAACGGCGATTACAATGAAGGCAACGAGATATTCGCGGCGCCGACCGCAGGCGGGCCGGCGCGCTCGCTGACCGCAGCGCTCGACCGCAACGTCCTCATAGCGAAATGGATGCCGGACGGCGCAAACGTTCTGCTGGCCGCCAACGCCGGCACCGCGAGCGCGCTTTGGCTGCAGCCGGCCGCCGGCGGCGCGGCACAGCGCCTCGATCTCGGCGACGTCAATTGGATCAACGACAGCGATTGGGAACCGGTCACGGTCGGACACGGCGGCTCGATCGCATTCACGGGCAGCACCGGAACTGATCCGACGGAGCTCTATTATTTGGCCACGCCAAATTCGCCGCCCGTCAAGTTGACAAATCTCAACGATCCTGTGGCGTCGCTCGATCTTGGGAAGACCGTCAACATCGATTGGCATGCGGACGGCTTCGCTGAAGATGGCGCGCTCACGTATCCGCCCGGCTACACGCCGGGGCGAAAATATCCGCTCGCGATCTTCATCCACGGCGGCCCGATCTGGGCGTCGAACGCGTCATTCAACGATCTGGCGCAGCTGTTGGCTTCGGCTGGATTTCTTGTGCTGCGGCCGAACTATCGCGGCAGCGACAACCTCGGCAACGCATACGAGCGCGCCATCTCGCCCGATGCCGGGGCGGGGCCGGGCCGCGACATCATGGCGGGCATCGCCGCCGTGGAAAGTCTTGGGATCGTCGACGAAAAACGGATCGGCGTCTCAGGCTGGTCGTACGGCGGTTACATGACGTCGTGGATGATAACGCACTACAAGATCTGGAAAGCCGCGGTCTCGGGCGCCGCGGTTGACGACTGGGTCATCGACTACGACGTCGCAGACGACCACAAGGCCGACGCATTGCAGCTCGGCGCAACGCCGGACAGCGATCCCACGCTCTATCGCGCTGTATCACCGTTGACGTACGCCGCGGACGTCACCACGCCCACGCTCATCATGTGCGACACGGGCGATCCGCGCGTGCCCATACCGGAATCATACGAGTTCTATCACGCGCTCAAGGATCACCACGTTCCGGTCTCGTTCGTGGCGTACCCAGTCGACGGCCACCTGCCGCCGGATCCGATACGCAACGCGGACATCGACCGGCGCTGGGTGGCGTGGTTAACGGATCATATGTAG
- a CDS encoding TMEM175 family protein gives MPYRLVVQGLEISLPEWGAVDLGSISFNKPRVEAFSDGVFAIAITLLVLGFQVPQPAPDADAGLARDLLAMWPQYVVYAASFATIGIMWMNHHSLFDHTERISHGVMTANLALLMLVSFLPFPTSVLGRYGITPVAVVYYGLTMVGLSLCFNVLGYLASLSPAEPARLLDFLRKRNLWNTAGLLGYVVGIGVALVEPVWTIALYAAMAAYYLSPAALRGNPAAQAARVAPGEGLR, from the coding sequence GTGCCGTACCGCTTGGTGGTCCAAGGCCTCGAAATATCGCTGCCCGAATGGGGCGCCGTGGACCTCGGATCAATCTCATTTAACAAGCCGCGCGTCGAAGCTTTTAGCGACGGCGTTTTTGCGATAGCCATCACGCTCCTCGTGTTGGGCTTTCAGGTTCCGCAGCCGGCGCCAGATGCCGACGCCGGTCTCGCGCGCGACCTGCTCGCGATGTGGCCGCAGTACGTCGTCTACGCCGCGAGCTTCGCGACCATCGGCATCATGTGGATGAACCATCACTCGCTCTTCGACCATACCGAACGGATCTCGCATGGCGTGATGACCGCAAATCTTGCGCTCCTGATGCTCGTGTCGTTTCTGCCGTTCCCCACTTCCGTGCTCGGTCGTTACGGAATCACGCCGGTTGCCGTGGTCTATTACGGGTTGACGATGGTCGGTCTGTCGCTGTGCTTCAATGTGTTGGGTTATCTCGCGTCGCTTTCGCCGGCGGAACCGGCGCGGCTGCTCGATTTCTTGCGCAAGCGGAATCTATGGAACACCGCCGGGCTGCTCGGTTACGTGGTCGGCATCGGCGTGGCGCTGGTCGAGCCCGTTTGGACGATAGCGCTCTACGCCGCGATGGCGGCCTACTATCTTTCACCGGCGGCGCTGCGCGGCAATCCTGCGGCCCAAGCCGCTCGCGTCGCTCCCGGAGAGGGCCTACGATGA
- a CDS encoding zinc-ribbon domain containing protein, whose protein sequence is MFTDQLITCVDCGQQFTFTAGEQEFYAQKGFQNKPSRCPDCRAARKASRGGSSGASGGRFGGGGGGAPREMFRTTCSSCGGPAEVPFQPRGDKPVYCRDCFQQQRSAY, encoded by the coding sequence GTGTTTACCGACCAACTTATCACTTGCGTGGATTGCGGCCAGCAGTTCACTTTCACCGCCGGCGAGCAAGAGTTCTACGCCCAAAAGGGTTTCCAGAACAAGCCTAGCCGTTGCCCGGATTGCCGCGCAGCGCGCAAGGCGAGCCGCGGTGGATCCTCAGGCGCCAGCGGCGGCCGCTTCGGCGGCGGCGGCGGCGGCGCCCCACGCGAGATGTTCCGAACCACGTGCTCGAGCTGCGGAGGGCCGGCCGAAGTGCCGTTCCAACCCCGCGGCGACAAGCCCGTCTACTGCCGCGACTGCTTCCAGCAGCAGCGGAGCGCGTACTAA
- a CDS encoding DNA-3-methyladenine glycosylase I, whose product MTLKIAHKRMPKLRPAKAQSLRMRRRCDWATNEPELTYHDREWGRPTRDEHRLFECLVLEGAQAGLSWNTILRKRDGYRTSFANFDPAKVARFNAARIDALSKNPAIVRHRQKVQSAVANAKAFLAIQAEFGSFARYLKSNAGASPDTLSKDLRSRGFNFVGPTIVRAFMQAIGMLDDHQPHCWRYKAKSRP is encoded by the coding sequence ATGACGCTTAAAATCGCTCATAAACGGATGCCGAAGTTACGGCCGGCCAAAGCCCAATCCTTGAGAATGCGCCGACGCTGCGATTGGGCCACGAACGAACCCGAGCTGACGTATCACGATCGCGAGTGGGGCCGGCCGACCAGAGATGAACACCGTCTGTTCGAATGCCTCGTCCTTGAGGGCGCGCAAGCCGGGTTGTCATGGAATACCATCCTGCGCAAGCGAGACGGCTATCGCACATCGTTTGCGAACTTCGATCCCGCCAAGGTCGCGCGTTTCAACGCCGCGCGCATCGATGCGCTTTCGAAAAACCCGGCGATCGTGAGGCACAGGCAAAAAGTGCAGAGCGCCGTCGCAAATGCCAAGGCCTTTCTCGCGATACAAGCCGAGTTCGGCTCGTTTGCACGGTATCTCAAATCGAACGCCGGCGCGTCACCCGACACATTGAGCAAAGACCTCCGCTCACGCGGCTTCAACTTCGTCGGTCCGACGATCGTCCGCGCGTTCATGCAGGCGATCGGGATGCTCGACGATCACCAGCCTCACTGCTGGCGATATAAAGCGAAAAGCCGGCCATAA
- a CDS encoding enoyl-CoA hydratase: MQQQQRASDNVIVSVSPPVATLTLNRPDKRNALSLQLMRDLTAAFRAVGQDESIRAIVLKASGKVFSAGHDLSEFPGRDETFYRELFDACVELMTEIQSVPQPVIAQVEGMATAAGCQLVATCDLVVAADTATFATPGVKIGLFCSTPMVALSRAVPRKLAMQMLLTGEPIDAQRALEAGLINLVAAPEKVEETVAALIAKITRFSPFVIGLGKRAFYRQAEMAQDDAYAFTKDVMSRNAAADAAREGIAAFLEKRPPRF, encoded by the coding sequence ATGCAGCAGCAGCAGCGTGCCAGCGATAATGTGATCGTCTCCGTCAGCCCGCCGGTGGCCACGCTGACGCTCAACCGGCCCGACAAGCGCAACGCGTTGTCGCTCCAGCTCATGCGCGACTTGACTGCAGCGTTTCGCGCGGTCGGACAAGACGAGTCGATCCGGGCCATCGTCCTGAAGGCGAGCGGAAAAGTTTTCTCAGCCGGCCACGATCTTTCGGAGTTTCCCGGCCGCGACGAGACGTTCTATCGCGAGTTGTTCGATGCGTGCGTCGAACTGATGACGGAGATCCAATCGGTGCCGCAGCCCGTCATAGCGCAAGTCGAAGGGATGGCGACCGCCGCCGGATGCCAGCTCGTCGCGACGTGCGACCTTGTCGTCGCCGCGGACACGGCGACCTTTGCCACACCCGGAGTCAAGATCGGATTGTTCTGCTCCACGCCGATGGTCGCGCTTAGCCGCGCGGTTCCGCGCAAGCTCGCGATGCAGATGCTGCTCACCGGCGAGCCGATCGATGCACAGCGTGCGCTTGAGGCAGGCCTCATCAACCTCGTCGCCGCGCCGGAGAAGGTGGAAGAGACGGTCGCAGCGCTCATCGCGAAAATCACGCGCTTCAGCCCGTTTGTGATCGGGCTCGGCAAGCGCGCGTTCTACCGGCAAGCCGAGATGGCGCAAGACGATGCATACGCGTTTACGAAAGACGTCATGTCGCGCAACGCCGCCGCCGACGCGGCGCGCGAAGGCATCGCCGCCTTCCTGGAAAAACGCCCACCCCGTTTTTGA